The following is a genomic window from Actinomycetes bacterium.
GGCTGGGGATCGCCACGGTCCCGGCATACTGCCGCGTCGTCCAGCACGCCGTCTGAATCGCTGGTTGTCACGCACCCGTTCCACCCGCTGGCCGGGCAGCGTCTGGTCGTGTTGTTGGAGCGGCGTCGGCCCTCCACCGGGCTGGTCTTCGTCTGCGAGGGTGGGCCCGGGGGTCGGGTGACCCTGCCGGTGGCCTGGACCGACCGGGCCCCTGCCCCGGCTGCGCATCGGCTGACTACTGAGGTGCTGGTCGCGCTCGCGGCGCTGGCGGGCGCGATCAACCAGGTCGGTTTGCAATCGATTGACCAGCTGTGATCTTGTATGCCGATGGTTAACAAGAATCGAGATCTTAGCCAGCTCAGCGTGCGGCAGCTGCGCACACGGCGTCGCCAGCTGGCTGCTGGGCTACCAGACGTCGAGGCGCTGCTGCACGGCTCGCTGGTCGACCAGGGGCGGCGCTGCGGCAAGGAGGGCTGCAGATGCACCCGAGGCGAG
Proteins encoded in this region:
- a CDS encoding DUF5372 family protein; its protein translation is GWGSPRSRHTAASSSTPSESLVVTHPFHPLAGQRLVVLLERRRPSTGLVFVCEGGPGGRVTLPVAWTDRAPAPAAHRLTTEVLVALAALAGAINQVGLQSIDQL